A genome region from Portunus trituberculatus isolate SZX2019 chromosome 40, ASM1759143v1, whole genome shotgun sequence includes the following:
- the LOC123515874 gene encoding uncharacterized protein LOC123515874 gives MTQKLVIQRHFCLLGNIVQVKESNEQDVASTKLWRRFAELKGNFDSLQDTRTRLEEVVAEGNNRYTELKNRFDTLQEFVSANIGRSATTDSLPHTSVATADSRSRPFLSPDPAFIPVRNGARRDVRRTHLPLTTYNRFSILSEQVEEAQKTRLVGDSIIRGQLEEFCGRVPSRRRRYCLPGATLRDITDCVEDVTKDATNDTLYVIHAGTNDVHRSRSEELMEKYKEMIKKYKTKSRNIVISETVST, from the exons ATGACTCAGAAGTTGGTGATCCAAAGGCActtctgt CTACTTGGAAACATTGTCCAAG TGAAAGAATCAAATGAACAGGATGTAGCCAGCAC GAAGCTGTGGCGGAGGTTTGCTGAACTAAAAGGTAACTTTGATTCACTGCAGGATACCCGAACACGTCtggaagaagtagtagcagaaggGAACAACAGGTACACGGAATTAAAAAATAGATTTGATACCCTACAGGAATTTGTCTCAGCGAATATTGGAAGAAGCGCCACGACAGACAGTCTGCCACACACCTCCGTAGCCACAGCTGACTCTCGCTCACGCCCGTTCCTCTCCCCGGATCCTGCCTTCATACCAGTCAGAAATGGAGCAAGGCGAGACGTGCGACGCACTCACCTCCCCCTAACGACTTACAATCGCTTCTCTATTCTCAGTGAACAAGTGGAAGAAGCACAGAAGACCAGACTTGTGGGGGATTCCATCATCCGAGGCCAACTAGAAGAATTCTGTGGACGTGTGCCATCTCGTAGACGACGCTACTGCCTTCCAGGAGCCACACTCCGTGACATCACGGACTGTGTTGAGGACGTGACTAAGGACGCCACTAATGATACACTTTATGTCATCCACGCAGGTACAAATGACGTCCACCGCTCCCGCTCAGAAGAACTGATGGAGAAGTACAAGGAGATGATCAAAAAATACAAgactaaatcaagaaatattgtAATTTCAG AGACGGTCTCCACCTAA